The proteins below come from a single Pieris brassicae chromosome 1, ilPieBrab1.1, whole genome shotgun sequence genomic window:
- the LOC123707534 gene encoding beta-1,4-galactosyltransferase 7 isoform X2, whose product MFNAEKSIFNGLPQSQNLRISAKTLDKKKLAIIVPFRDRFEELLEFVPHMYKFLKKQNIIFDIFVIQQKDSNRFNRASLINVGYIFTNKNYDYIAMHDVDLLPINDNLKYDYPGLGPLHISSPETHPKYHYATFIGGILLVSRDQFELVKGMSNNYWGWGLEDDEFYVRLKDAGLKVFRPKNITTGTENTFKHIHDKTYRKRDMRKCFNQREVTRHRDRVTGIHDVAYTIHSTHSVAIDDLPITVVNVELLCNKSVTPWCKCPEPAKVKNTK is encoded by the exons ATGTTTAATGCTGagaaatctatatttaatgGGCTACCGC AGTCACAGAACCTCcgcatttctgcaaaaacatTGGATAAGAAGAAGCTGGCTATAATAGTTCCTTTTAGAGACAGATTTGAAGAATTACTAGAATTTGTACCACACATGTACAAGTtcttaaagaaacaaaatataatctttgatatttttgttatacagCAAAAAGACAGTAATCGTTTCAATAGAGCTTCACTTATAAATGTTGGTTATATTTtcacaaacaaaaattatgattatatagCAATGCATGATGTCGATTTACTGCcaattaatgataatttaaagtatGATTACCCAGGATTGGGACCTTTACATATTTCATCCCCTGAAACACATCCAAAATATCATTATGCTACTTTCATTGGTGGAATACTGTTAGTATCACGGGATCAATTTGAGCTAGTCAAGGGAATGTCTAATAATTACTGGGGATGGGGCCTGGAAGATGATGAATTTTATGTGAGATTAAAAGATGCAGGTTTGAAAGTTTTCCGACCAAAGAACATCACTACAGGAACTGAGAACACATTTAA gcATATCCATGACAAAACATACCGAAAACGGGACATGAGAAAATGCTTCAATCAACGTGAGGTGACAAGACATCGAGATAGGGTGACGGGTATTCATGATGTTGCTTATACTATTCACAGCACCCATAGTGTAGCAATAGATGACCTTCCTATTACTGTTGTTAATGTGGAGCTATTGTGCAATAAGTCTGTTACACCATGGTGTAAATGCCCTGAACCAGCAAAGGTTAagaatactaaataa
- the LOC123707511 gene encoding nicotinamide/nicotinic acid mononucleotide adenylyltransferase 3 isoform X3, translated as MSQGKIVLMACGSFSPPTYMHLRMFEIAKDYIHSLGLGVIVGGIVSPVHDAYGKKDLVAANHRIAMLRLALRSSSWIKVSEWETQQSGWTRTRASMQYHQNTINTANNTDPPIWLPDDILNVNIEDQNSNHINGNSEDVTVKLLCGADLLESFATPGLWSDDDLEAILGRHGIVVVSRAGSDPGRFIYESDMLYKYRKNVILVTNYIVNEVSSTVLRRLLRRNESAKYLTDDNVISYVRQNQLYGSKANVTEYNTDIMYDKSPQDVVMASPEETSFKNILISIRDKPSIIDETITVKRSKKSILSHTDTVTPINNLKPKMAYIDKVSPTYVPGKAVKIVSDVTQHTIDKGGGCPL; from the exons atgtcTCAaggtaaaattgttttgatggCTTGTGGAAGCTTTAGTCCGCCGACGTACATGCATTTACGAATGTTTG AAATAGCAAAAGACTATATACATTCCCTCGGTCTTGGTGTAATAGTTGGAGGTATAGTATCACCAGTACATGATGCATACGGAAAAAAAGATTTGGTTGCTGCAAATCATAG GATAGCAATGCTCAGGTTAGCATTACGGTCGTCTAGCTGGATCAAAGTGTCAGAGTGGGAGACTCAGCAATCTGGCTGGACAAGAACAAGAGCATCTATGCAATACCATCAA AATACAATAAATACGGCAAATAACACGGATCCTCCAATATGGTTACCCGACGACATCCTCAACGTTAACATCGAAGACCAAAACTCGAATCACATAAATGGTAACAGCGAAGACGTTACAGTTAAGTTGCTGTGCGGTGCTGATCTACTAGAGTCCTTTGCTACTCCGGGGCTGTGGTCTGATGATGAC ttaGAAGCGATTTTGGGTCGTCATGGCATAGTGGTTGTGTCTCGGGCTGGCAGCGACCCTGGCAGGTTCATATACGAGTCAGACatgctttataaatatagg aaaaaCGTCATACTGGTAACAAATTATATAGTGAACGAAGTAAGCTCTACAGTTCTCAGGCGGCTCTTGCGCAGGAACGAAAGCGCTAAATACTTGACAGATGACAACGTCATCTCTTACGTACGACAGAATCAACTCTATGGGAGTAAGGCCAATGTCAC TGAGTATAACACAGATATTATGTACGATAAGTCACCCCAAGATGTCGTTATGGCGTCGCCAGAAGAGACTAGCTTCAAAAACATTCTCATCTCAATTCGAGACAAGCCTTCAATAATTGACGAAACTATAACTGTCAAACGGTCCAAAAAGTCCATTCTATCCCACACTGACACTGTGACGCCCATAAACAACCTTAAACCAAAGATGGCGTACATTGACAAGGTGTCACCAACCTACGTACCCGGAAAAGCTGTCAAAATCGTCAGTGACGTCACTCAACATACCATAGACAAG gGAGGAGGTTGCCCTTTGTAG
- the LOC123707511 gene encoding nicotinamide/nicotinic acid mononucleotide adenylyltransferase 1 isoform X4, whose amino-acid sequence MSQGKIVLMACGSFSPPTYMHLRMFEIAKDYIHSLGLGVIVGGIVSPVHDAYGKKDLVAANHRIAMLRLALRSSSWIKVSEWETQQSGWTRTRASMQYHQNTINTANNTDPPIWLPDDILNVNIEDQNSNHINGNSEDVTVKLLCGADLLESFATPGLWSDDDLEAILGRHGIVVVSRAGSDPGRFIYESDMLYKYRKNVILVTNYIVNEVSSTVLRRLLRRNESAKYLTDDNVISYVRQNQLYGSKANVTEEVALCS is encoded by the exons atgtcTCAaggtaaaattgttttgatggCTTGTGGAAGCTTTAGTCCGCCGACGTACATGCATTTACGAATGTTTG AAATAGCAAAAGACTATATACATTCCCTCGGTCTTGGTGTAATAGTTGGAGGTATAGTATCACCAGTACATGATGCATACGGAAAAAAAGATTTGGTTGCTGCAAATCATAG GATAGCAATGCTCAGGTTAGCATTACGGTCGTCTAGCTGGATCAAAGTGTCAGAGTGGGAGACTCAGCAATCTGGCTGGACAAGAACAAGAGCATCTATGCAATACCATCAA AATACAATAAATACGGCAAATAACACGGATCCTCCAATATGGTTACCCGACGACATCCTCAACGTTAACATCGAAGACCAAAACTCGAATCACATAAATGGTAACAGCGAAGACGTTACAGTTAAGTTGCTGTGCGGTGCTGATCTACTAGAGTCCTTTGCTACTCCGGGGCTGTGGTCTGATGATGAC ttaGAAGCGATTTTGGGTCGTCATGGCATAGTGGTTGTGTCTCGGGCTGGCAGCGACCCTGGCAGGTTCATATACGAGTCAGACatgctttataaatatagg aaaaaCGTCATACTGGTAACAAATTATATAGTGAACGAAGTAAGCTCTACAGTTCTCAGGCGGCTCTTGCGCAGGAACGAAAGCGCTAAATACTTGACAGATGACAACGTCATCTCTTACGTACGACAGAATCAACTCTATGGGAGTAAGGCCAATGTCAC gGAGGAGGTTGCCCTTTGTAGCTGA
- the LOC123707511 gene encoding nicotinamide/nicotinic acid mononucleotide adenylyltransferase 3 isoform X1, translating to MSQGKIVLMACGSFSPPTYMHLRMFEIAKDYIHSLGLGVIVGGIVSPVHDAYGKKDLVAANHRIAMLRLALRSSSWIKVSEWETQQSGWTRTRASMQYHQNTINTANNTDPPIWLPDDILNVNIEDQNSNHINGNSEDVTVKLLCGADLLESFATPGLWSDDDLEAILGRHGIVVVSRAGSDPGRFIYESDMLYKYRKNVILVTNYIVNEVSSTVLRRLLRRNESAKYLTDDNVISYVRQNQLYGSKANVTEYNTDIMYDKSPQDVVMASPEETSFKNILISIRDKPSIIDETITVKRSKKSILSHTDTVTPINNLKPKMAYIDKVSPTYVPGKAVKIVSDVTQHTIDKVGVETHSLDNFLDNYELSKRRLSEGNVEKKIPKKRCSSSTIRKLKPDEMKKSKSEVSKLCDKVKSIKLKDEGRNYKTRSCNDIVKLILTKHGIHVISDTEAIV from the exons atgtcTCAaggtaaaattgttttgatggCTTGTGGAAGCTTTAGTCCGCCGACGTACATGCATTTACGAATGTTTG AAATAGCAAAAGACTATATACATTCCCTCGGTCTTGGTGTAATAGTTGGAGGTATAGTATCACCAGTACATGATGCATACGGAAAAAAAGATTTGGTTGCTGCAAATCATAG GATAGCAATGCTCAGGTTAGCATTACGGTCGTCTAGCTGGATCAAAGTGTCAGAGTGGGAGACTCAGCAATCTGGCTGGACAAGAACAAGAGCATCTATGCAATACCATCAA AATACAATAAATACGGCAAATAACACGGATCCTCCAATATGGTTACCCGACGACATCCTCAACGTTAACATCGAAGACCAAAACTCGAATCACATAAATGGTAACAGCGAAGACGTTACAGTTAAGTTGCTGTGCGGTGCTGATCTACTAGAGTCCTTTGCTACTCCGGGGCTGTGGTCTGATGATGAC ttaGAAGCGATTTTGGGTCGTCATGGCATAGTGGTTGTGTCTCGGGCTGGCAGCGACCCTGGCAGGTTCATATACGAGTCAGACatgctttataaatatagg aaaaaCGTCATACTGGTAACAAATTATATAGTGAACGAAGTAAGCTCTACAGTTCTCAGGCGGCTCTTGCGCAGGAACGAAAGCGCTAAATACTTGACAGATGACAACGTCATCTCTTACGTACGACAGAATCAACTCTATGGGAGTAAGGCCAATGTCAC TGAGTATAACACAGATATTATGTACGATAAGTCACCCCAAGATGTCGTTATGGCGTCGCCAGAAGAGACTAGCTTCAAAAACATTCTCATCTCAATTCGAGACAAGCCTTCAATAATTGACGAAACTATAACTGTCAAACGGTCCAAAAAGTCCATTCTATCCCACACTGACACTGTGACGCCCATAAACAACCTTAAACCAAAGATGGCGTACATTGACAAGGTGTCACCAACCTACGTACCCGGAAAAGCTGTCAAAATCGTCAGTGACGTCACTCAACATACCATAGACAAGGTAGGTGTAGAAACTCATTCGCTTGACAATTTTTTGGACAACTACGAATTGAGCAAGCGTAGGTTGAGCGAGGGAAATGTTGAGAAGAAAATACCCAAAAAGAGATGCTCTTCTTCGACTATAAGGAAACTAAAACCCGATGAGATGAAAAAAAGTAAGTCTGAAGTGAGTAAATTGTGTGATAAAGTCAAAAGTATTAAACTTAAAGATGAGGgtagaaattataaaaccCGTAGTTGTAACGATATAGTTAAACTCATTCTGACCAAACACGGTATCCATGTGATTAGCGATACTGAGGCGATtgtgtaa
- the LOC123707511 gene encoding nicotinamide/nicotinic acid mononucleotide adenylyltransferase 3 isoform X2, whose product MSQGKIVLMACGSFSPPTYMHLRMFEIAKDYIHSLGLGVIVGGIVSPVHDAYGKKDLVAANHRIAMLRLALRSSSWIKVSEWETQQSGWTRTRASMQYHQNTINTANNTDPPIWLPDDILNVNIEDQNSNHINGNSEDVTVKLLCGADLLESFATPGLWSDDDLEAILGRHGIVVVSRAGSDPGRFIYESDMLYKYRKNVILVTNYIVNEVSSTVLRRLLRRNESAKYLTDDNVISYVRQNQLYGSKANVTEYNTDIMYDKSPQDVVMASPEETSFKNILISIRDKPSIIDETITVKRSKKSILSHTDTVTPINNLKPKMAYIDKVSPTYVPGKAVKIVSDVTQHTIDKGCDTYWLSEESTSSGVTGTIYQLPT is encoded by the exons atgtcTCAaggtaaaattgttttgatggCTTGTGGAAGCTTTAGTCCGCCGACGTACATGCATTTACGAATGTTTG AAATAGCAAAAGACTATATACATTCCCTCGGTCTTGGTGTAATAGTTGGAGGTATAGTATCACCAGTACATGATGCATACGGAAAAAAAGATTTGGTTGCTGCAAATCATAG GATAGCAATGCTCAGGTTAGCATTACGGTCGTCTAGCTGGATCAAAGTGTCAGAGTGGGAGACTCAGCAATCTGGCTGGACAAGAACAAGAGCATCTATGCAATACCATCAA AATACAATAAATACGGCAAATAACACGGATCCTCCAATATGGTTACCCGACGACATCCTCAACGTTAACATCGAAGACCAAAACTCGAATCACATAAATGGTAACAGCGAAGACGTTACAGTTAAGTTGCTGTGCGGTGCTGATCTACTAGAGTCCTTTGCTACTCCGGGGCTGTGGTCTGATGATGAC ttaGAAGCGATTTTGGGTCGTCATGGCATAGTGGTTGTGTCTCGGGCTGGCAGCGACCCTGGCAGGTTCATATACGAGTCAGACatgctttataaatatagg aaaaaCGTCATACTGGTAACAAATTATATAGTGAACGAAGTAAGCTCTACAGTTCTCAGGCGGCTCTTGCGCAGGAACGAAAGCGCTAAATACTTGACAGATGACAACGTCATCTCTTACGTACGACAGAATCAACTCTATGGGAGTAAGGCCAATGTCAC TGAGTATAACACAGATATTATGTACGATAAGTCACCCCAAGATGTCGTTATGGCGTCGCCAGAAGAGACTAGCTTCAAAAACATTCTCATCTCAATTCGAGACAAGCCTTCAATAATTGACGAAACTATAACTGTCAAACGGTCCAAAAAGTCCATTCTATCCCACACTGACACTGTGACGCCCATAAACAACCTTAAACCAAAGATGGCGTACATTGACAAGGTGTCACCAACCTACGTACCCGGAAAAGCTGTCAAAATCGTCAGTGACGTCACTCAACATACCATAGACAAG
- the LOC123707534 gene encoding beta-1,4-galactosyltransferase 7 isoform X1, with product MLRNLYLMGYRVSSSKCLTICLGLTFLMGCFIATLPIPPPESQNLRISAKTLDKKKLAIIVPFRDRFEELLEFVPHMYKFLKKQNIIFDIFVIQQKDSNRFNRASLINVGYIFTNKNYDYIAMHDVDLLPINDNLKYDYPGLGPLHISSPETHPKYHYATFIGGILLVSRDQFELVKGMSNNYWGWGLEDDEFYVRLKDAGLKVFRPKNITTGTENTFKHIHDKTYRKRDMRKCFNQREVTRHRDRVTGIHDVAYTIHSTHSVAIDDLPITVVNVELLCNKSVTPWCKCPEPAKVKNTK from the exons ATGCTGagaaatctatatttaatgGGCTACCGCGTAAGTAGTTCGAAATGCCTTACTATTTGCTTAGGTCTAACGTTTTTGATGGGATGTTTCATCGCTACGCTACCAATCCCTCCTCCAG AGTCACAGAACCTCcgcatttctgcaaaaacatTGGATAAGAAGAAGCTGGCTATAATAGTTCCTTTTAGAGACAGATTTGAAGAATTACTAGAATTTGTACCACACATGTACAAGTtcttaaagaaacaaaatataatctttgatatttttgttatacagCAAAAAGACAGTAATCGTTTCAATAGAGCTTCACTTATAAATGTTGGTTATATTTtcacaaacaaaaattatgattatatagCAATGCATGATGTCGATTTACTGCcaattaatgataatttaaagtatGATTACCCAGGATTGGGACCTTTACATATTTCATCCCCTGAAACACATCCAAAATATCATTATGCTACTTTCATTGGTGGAATACTGTTAGTATCACGGGATCAATTTGAGCTAGTCAAGGGAATGTCTAATAATTACTGGGGATGGGGCCTGGAAGATGATGAATTTTATGTGAGATTAAAAGATGCAGGTTTGAAAGTTTTCCGACCAAAGAACATCACTACAGGAACTGAGAACACATTTAA gcATATCCATGACAAAACATACCGAAAACGGGACATGAGAAAATGCTTCAATCAACGTGAGGTGACAAGACATCGAGATAGGGTGACGGGTATTCATGATGTTGCTTATACTATTCACAGCACCCATAGTGTAGCAATAGATGACCTTCCTATTACTGTTGTTAATGTGGAGCTATTGTGCAATAAGTCTGTTACACCATGGTGTAAATGCCCTGAACCAGCAAAGGTTAagaatactaaataa